A single Primulina eburnea isolate SZY01 chromosome 11, ASM2296580v1, whole genome shotgun sequence DNA region contains:
- the LOC140804361 gene encoding cell division protein FtsZ homolog 2-2, chloroplastic-like, with protein MATCTSPYFTPPNTQRSVGLRNFLGPRVCPLKVIEEKNLCPSISQKGGLNFRQLKCTANSHSVNQFQSKDSFLSLHPEISMLRGDTNPTISDPRQDGLSGSVSESLKDSSSLNSYNEAKIKVIGVGGGGSNAVNRMIESSMKGVEFWIINTDVQAMRMSPVFPENRLQIGQELTRGLGAGGNPDIGMSAANESKESIEDAVYGSDMVFVTAGMGGGTGTGGAPVIAGIAKSMGILTVGIVTTPFSFEGRRRSVQAQEGIAALRENVDTLIVIPNDKLLTAVSASTPVTEAFNLADDILRQGVRGISDIITIPGLVNVDFADVRAIMANAGSSLMGIGTATGKSRARDAALNAIQSPLLDIGIERATGIVWNITGGCDMTLFEVNAAAEVIYDLVDPSANLIFGAVIDPSISGQVSITLIATGFKRQEESDGRNLQANHLAQTEANLGFNRQPSSFLEGRVEIPEFLRKKGRSRYPPA; from the exons ATGGCTACATGCACATCCCCTTATTTCACTCCTCCCAATACTCAAAGGTCGGTGGGGTTGAGGAATTTTCTTGGACCAAGAGTTTGCCCCTTGAAAGTGATTGAAGAAAAGAATTTATGTCCAAGCATTAGTCAAAAAGGTGGTTTGAATTTCCGCCAGCTAAAATGCACAGCAAACTCTCATAGTGTCAATCAGTTTCAGAGCAAGGACTCGTTTCTGAGTCTACATCCGGAGATCTCGATGCTTAGAGGTGACACAAACCCTACAATATCAGACCCAAGGCAGGATGGTTTGAGTGGCAGTGTTTCCGAGAGCTTGAAAGATTCATCAAGTTTGAACAGTTATAATGAGGCCAAGATAAAGGTTATCGGCGTTGGAGGCGGTGGCTCAAATGCTGTTAATCGGATGATAGAGAGCTCAATGAAAGGTGTTGAATTCTGGATTATTAACACTGATGTCCAAGCGATGAGGATGTCACCTGTCTTTCCAGAGAATCGGTTGCAGATTGGTCAGGAGCTGACTAGAGGACTTGGAGCTGGTGGAAACCCTGATATTGGGATGAGTGCGGCTAACGAAAGCAAAGAATCTATAGAGGATGCAGTGTATGGGTCAGATATGGTCTTTGTAACT GCTGGAATGGGTGGAGGAACCGGAACTGGTGGAGCTCCTGTGATTGCTGGAATTGCAAAATCAATGGGTATTTTGACTGTTGGTATTGTTACGACTCCATTTTCTTTTGAGGGACGAAGAAGATCTGTCCAAGCCCAAGAAGGAATTGCTGCTTTGAGAGAAAATGTTGACACATTAATAGTGATTCCAAATGATAAACTGTTGACTGCCGTTTCTGCATCTACCCCAGTAACAGAAGCATTTAATCTCGCTGATGATATTCTTCGGCAAGGAGTTCGTGGTATCTCTGACATAATCACG ATACCAGGGCTAGTGAATGTAGATTTTGCTGATGTGCGAGCTATTATGGCTAATGCAGGCTCTTCATTAATGGGAATAGGAACTGCAACAG GGAAGAGCAGGGCCAGAGATGCTGCATTGAATGCGATTCAATCGCCTTTGCTGGATATCGGAATAGAGAGAGCCACCGGAATTGTGTGGAATATAACCGGCGGCTGTGATATGACATTGTTTGAG GTAAACGCCGCAGCAGAGGTCATATATGATCTTGTCGATCCAAGCGCCAACCTAATTTTTGGTGCTGTGATAGACCCGTCAATAAGTGGTCAA GTGAGTATAACATTGATCGCCACTGGTTTTAAACGGCAAGAGGAAAGCGATGGGAGAAACCTACAG GCAAATCATCTGGCCCAGACCGAGGCAAACCTTGGTTTCAACAGGCAGCCATCATCGTTTTTGGAAGGCAGAGTGGAGATTCCCGAGTTCCTGAGGAAGAAAGGACGTTCCCGCTATCCCCCAGCTTGA
- the LOC140804362 gene encoding protein ABSCISIC ACID-INSENSITIVE 5-like, producing MVTTDNETKSPGEVESSSQSKQQQSKNQPLQSLGRQSSVYSLTLDEFQNTICEGGKNFGSMNMDEFLNSIWTAEENQAQSQTQMTMNAANAAQFPRCETNLSAYKGMAKQSSLPRQGSLSIPEPLCRKTVDEVWTEIHTSGDGQSNAHNPTPAQRQHTLGEMTLEDFLVRAGIVQEQNRLSTPCQQPPSYEMYQNSNHPEMVPNFVARPVIGTYQPLPQSGVGEVSSYSSGTKRGSSGYAQQPSAGNCGGRMGNGCGAGYGQVQAGIGIGSPVSPVSSDGLCTNQVDSGNQYGMDAARGGRKRIVDGPVERVVERRQRRMIKNRESAARSRARKQAYTVELEAELNQLKEENELLKQALAELERKRKQQYYEEAKVKKVEMQSKAQKVKEKLRTMRRSSSCPH from the exons ATGGTTACTACCGATAACGAGACCAAATCCCCGGGAGAAGTCGAGTCCTCGTCACAGTCGAAGCAGCAACAATCTAAGAACCAGCCACTCCAATCATTAGGCAGGCAATCATCGGTATATTCGCTAACACTCGACGAGTTTCAGAATACTATTTGTGAGGGTGGAAAGAATTTCGGGTCTATGAACATGGATGAATTCCTCAATAGCATATGGACTGCTGAAGAGAATCAGGCTCAGTCGCAGACTCAAATGACAATGAACGCTGCTAATGCAGCGCAGTTTCCCCGTTGCGAAACTAATTTGTCTGCGTATAAGGGCATGGCCAAGCAATCTAGCTTACCAAGACAAGGTTCTCTGAGTATCCCGGAGCCTCTGTGTCGTAAAACGGTGGACGAAGTGTGGACCGAAATTCACACTAGTGGAGATGGTCAAAGCAATGCTCATAATCCCACTCCTGCTCAAAGGCAACATACATTAGGAGAAATGACGCTGGAAGATTTCTTGGTTCGGGCTGGAATTGTACAAGAACAAAATCGCCTCTCCACACCATGTCAGCAGCCACCTTCGTATGAAATGTACCAAAACAGCAACCATCCGGAAATGGTTCCCAATTTTGTTGCTAGGCCTGTGATCGGAACTTATCAGCCGCTTCCGCAGAGTGGCGTTGGAGAGGTGTCTAGTTATTCTAGTGGGACGAAAAGGGGCAGCAGTGGGTACGCACAGCAGCCAAGTGCCGGTAATTGTGGAGGTAGAATGGGGAATGGCTGTGGAGCAGGATACGGGCAGGTGCAGGCAGGTATAGGGATTGGATCTCCAGTAAGTCCAGTGTCATCGGATGGATTGTGCACGAATCAAGTTGATAGTGGTAATCAGTATGGAATGGATGCGGCAAGGGGGGGACGGAAGAGGATCGTAGATGGGCCGGTTGAGAGGGTGGTGGAAAGGCGGCAACGAAGGATGATCAAGAATAGAGAATCGGCTGCCCGATCAAGAGCAAGAAAGCAG GCTTATACAGTTGAACTCGAAGCTGAATTGAACCAGTTAAAAGAAGAGAACGAACTCTTGAAACAAGCTTTG GCTGAGCTAGAGAGGAAAAGGAAACAGCAG TACTATGAGGAAGCAAAAGTGAAGAAGGTAGAGATGCAATCCAAGGCTCAAAAAGTCAAGGAGAAGTTGAGAACAATGAGGAGGAGCTCTAGTTGTCCACACTGA
- the LOC140804732 gene encoding probable purple acid phosphatase 20 — MLIMKGFLAVLSFAAAVYYSGGFGSAAYKRPPPRETLFRPLLDALEDDDGTSPQQVHISLSGENNMRISWITSDSSPDVVYYGTSPGANTRSANGTIDRYDYLTYVSGEIHNVIIGPLTPDTVYYYRCGWISSTEFNFKTPPSQFPIKFAIIGDLGQTGWTNSTLQHISKSNYDILVLPGDLSYADFIQRLWDTFGRLVQPLASNRPWMVTQGNHEIEEIPILHSESFTSYNARWVMPYKESNSSSNLYYSFEVAGVHVVMLGSYTDFEPGSDQYRWVQADLNMVDRRKTPWLIVVVHAPWYNSNEAHQGESESVDMKKALEDLIYGARVDAVFAGHVHAYERFVRVYKDKADACGPVYITIGDGGNREGLASKYMDPQPKISAFREASFGHGQFEIFNATHGLWTWHRNDDDISVASDQIWLKSLASISACHDITA; from the exons ATGCTTATTATGAAAGGTTTTCTTGCCGTATTGTCATTCGCAGCGGCGGTGTACTATTCTGGAGGTTTTGGCTCCGCCGCCTACAAGCGTCCGCCACCGAGGGAGACTCTTTTCCGTCCTTTGTTGGACGCACTTGAAGACGACGATGGAACATCACCACAGCAG GTGCACATATCCTTGAGTGGGGAGAATAATATGAGAATTTCATGGATTACTTCTGATTCCTCCCCAGATGTTGTGTACTACGGCACATCTCCGGGAGCTAATACTCGCTCAGCAAACGGGACCATCGACAGATACGACTACTTGACGTACGTGTCCGGAGAAATACACAACGTAATCATCGGCCCACTGACTCCGGACACCGTGTACTACTACCGTTGCGGCTGGATTTCGTCGACGGAGTTTAACTTCAAGACTCCCCCGTCACAATTTCCGATCAAATTCGCCATCATAG GTGATCTTGGACAAACAGGATGGACAAATTCAACCCTTCAacatatttcaaaatcaaactaCGATATCTTGGTACTACCCGGAGATTTGTCGTACGCGGATTTCATCCAACGTCTGTGGGACACATTCGGCCGTTTAGTTCAGCCTCTGGCGAGCAACCGGCCTTGGATGGTGACCCAAGGCAACCACGAGATCGAGGAAATTCCGATTCTCCATAGCGAAAGCTTTACATCGTACAATGCGAGATGGGTGATGCCGTATAAAGAGAGTAATTCGTCTTCTAATCTGTATTACTCTTTCGAAGTAGCTGGTGTTCATGTCGTTATGCTGGGGTCTTACACGGATTTCGAGCCGGGCTCGGATCAGTATCGTTGGGTGCAGGCCGATTTGAATATGGTGGACCGGAGGAAGACCCCGTGGCTCATCGTAGTGGTGCACGCGCCGTGGTATAACTCGAATGAGGCTCATCAAGGGGAGAGTGAATCTGTTGACATGAAGAAGGCTTTGGAAGATTTGATCTATGGTGCTCGTGTTGACGCTGTTTTTGCTGGTCATGTTCATGCTTACGAGCGATTT GTCCGAGTGTACAAGGATAAGGCCGATGCATGTGGGCCGGTGTACATCACCATTGGGGATGGAGGAAACCGCGAAGGCCTGGCCTCCAA GTATATGGATCCACAGCCAAAGATATCTGCATTCAGGGAGGCAAGCTTCGGGCATGGGCAGTTCGAGATATTTAATGCAACTCACGGTCTGTGGACGTGGCACAGGAATGATGATGACATTTCTGTTGCATCTGACCAAATCTGGTTGAAAAGTCTTGCCTCCATTTCTGCTTGTCATGATATTACCGCATGa